In Rodentibacter haemolyticus, the DNA window TCGATTATTTTTCATTCTTTATTGGTGTTGTATTTCGCCCTTATCGGACAATTTTATTTGGCACTTGCATTTTTTGTAAGTTGGATTCGTGCGGTTTTTTTACCTCGTAAGAAACTTTCCGTAAAACAAGTAGGTCTAATCGAGCTGGTTATTACAGCCGTTTTCTTTATTTTTCTTTTACTCGAGACTTTATAATGGATTTTGTTATGAAAAAAATAGTTATGATTTTGACCGCACTTTTTAGCTTTTTCAGCTTACCAGGTTATGCGGAAGAGTTATCGAATACCTCGAATTTAACAGATCAGCAGCGTTTGGATATGGCGCAAGGGTTTGCCAATAAACAAGATTGGAAATCTGTTTTTGACATTATGCAACCTCTTGCATTAGAAGGGAATATACAGGCTCAAGGTAATTTGGGAATGATGTATAACCTCGGTCGCGGTGTGCCGCAAGATAAAGAAAAAGCCTATTGGTGGTTTAGTGAGGCGGCTGAAAGTGGCAACATTCGTGCAATTAATAATTTAGCCGTGATGTATTACAACGGAAGTTATGTGAAAAAAGATATTCCACAAGCCATCAAACTATTTCAAACGACAGCGAGAGCAAAAGATCTTGATGCAATGATGATGTTGGCAGATATTTATTTGGCACAAAAAGATGCGACGAAATCTTTTGAATGGGTGAAAAAGGCCGCCGATTTAGAAAATCCAAACGCAAAGTTACGTTTAGGTATTTATTATGAGGAAGGTATTGGTACTTCACGGAATAAATCCCTTGCCGCATTAATTTACCGAGAAATTTTAATGACGAATAACGTACCGGACGACATTAAAAATATTGCCGGGCAACGGCTGTCCCGTCTTCATTAATCGTTACAGAAGTTCAAAATATTTCTATTAAAAAATTATTAAAAAGGTCATTTATGAAAAACAACCGTTTTACTTTATTTCCCATCTTTATTTTTGTACTGCTCAATCTTTTTATTTTTTCCTTATCACGCTTAGGTTTATCTTTATGGCAAGTAGAACGTGTTTCCGCTGTTAATGGCTGGGGGGAATTATTGCTACAGGGTATCCGAATTGATATTGTCGCATTATGCTATTTGTTCGGTGTTCCTGCACTTTTCACCGTATTATTTCACACTTCATCCCTTTGGAAAAAAATTTTACGTATTTGGTTAACTGCCGGTAGCGTATTCATTCTTTTTATGGAAATTGCCACTCCGGCGTTTATTGAAACCTATGATTATCGACCGAA includes these proteins:
- a CDS encoding tetratricopeptide repeat protein — encoded protein: MKKIVMILTALFSFFSLPGYAEELSNTSNLTDQQRLDMAQGFANKQDWKSVFDIMQPLALEGNIQAQGNLGMMYNLGRGVPQDKEKAYWWFSEAAESGNIRAINNLAVMYYNGSYVKKDIPQAIKLFQTTARAKDLDAMMMLADIYLAQKDATKSFEWVKKAADLENPNAKLRLGIYYEEGIGTSRNKSLAALIYREILMTNNVPDDIKNIAGQRLSRLH